A stretch of Treponema vincentii F0403 DNA encodes these proteins:
- a CDS encoding DUF421 domain-containing protein — protein MGVFLLVTIKLLIGFFAMVVIINISGKGNLAPSSASDQIINYVFGGVMGGAIYNSSVRIPDFIVVLCIWCAFVLSMKWVKKRNLKAKQLIDGKALIIIDDGKIDITNCKKARLSAHDVAFKLRTNGIYSSKAVKRALVEQNGQFIIIQAGEENPKFPIITDGQVQSDILKVIGKDEEWLLDELKKQGIDAYSDVFLGEYVDKTLIVTPYE, from the coding sequence ATGGGGGTATTTTTACTAGTAACGATAAAGCTGCTCATCGGCTTCTTTGCAATGGTAGTAATCATAAACATATCAGGAAAAGGAAATTTAGCGCCATCATCAGCCAGTGACCAAATTATAAATTATGTGTTCGGTGGGGTTATGGGAGGCGCTATTTACAACAGTAGTGTTCGAATACCTGATTTTATTGTTGTTTTGTGCATTTGGTGCGCCTTTGTTCTATCGATGAAATGGGTAAAGAAACGTAATCTAAAGGCTAAGCAGCTTATAGACGGCAAGGCGTTAATTATAATCGATGACGGCAAAATAGATATCACAAATTGCAAGAAGGCTCGGTTGTCGGCTCACGATGTAGCTTTTAAACTTCGTACAAATGGCATTTACTCATCAAAGGCTGTAAAGAGAGCTTTAGTCGAACAAAATGGGCAGTTCATTATCATACAGGCTGGTGAAGAAAATCCCAAGTTTCCCATTATTACGGATGGTCAGGTACAGAGTGATATCCTTAAAGTAATCGGGAAGGATGAAGAATGGCTTCTTGATGAACTAAAAAAGCAAGGCATAGATGCATATAGCGATGTATTTTTGGGGGAATACGTAGACAAAACTTTGATAGTAACTCCGTATGAATAA
- a CDS encoding shikimate kinase: protein MILLGLSHAGKTSAGRLLAERLGCPFYDTDEVIRIRTGLTPRQLCRQAGISALHAAEAAALRECCSLHDCSGVAFAAEPLRHSTPLALPTDGSAEKRQGMTVENCAVIAAGGGICDNAEASAIIAAIPLRVFLYAEEAALFERLTHDALQTGYYPAFLRFLPVDQKAEARRLFAELYARRTERYRSICNLTIDTTGLDCAAAAQKIAEQC, encoded by the coding sequence ATGATTCTTTTAGGCCTAAGCCATGCAGGAAAAACCTCCGCGGGGCGGCTTCTTGCCGAACGGCTCGGCTGCCCCTTTTACGACACCGATGAGGTTATCCGCATCCGCACCGGCTTAACGCCGCGGCAGCTCTGCCGTCAAGCGGGGATATCCGCCCTGCACGCTGCAGAAGCCGCTGCCTTGCGTGAGTGCTGTTCTTTACATGACTGCAGCGGCGTTGCCTTTGCAGCCGAGCCGTTGCGACACTCTACACCTCTGGCTCTGCCAACCGACGGCTCCGCCGAGAAACGGCAGGGCATGACTGTAGAAAACTGCGCTGTCATCGCGGCTGGCGGCGGCATTTGCGATAACGCCGAAGCATCCGCCATCATTGCAGCGATACCGCTGCGGGTTTTCCTCTATGCAGAGGAAGCGGCGCTTTTTGAACGCTTGACACACGATGCGCTGCAAACAGGGTATTATCCGGCTTTCTTACGCTTTCTGCCTGTTGACCAAAAAGCGGAAGCACGCCGGCTTTTTGCCGAATTGTATGCGCGCCGCACGGAACGGTATCGCAGTATCTGCAACCTCACCATCGACACGACCGGCTTGGATTGCGCTGCCGCCGCTCAGAAGATAGCGGAGCAATGCTGA